The DNA region ATCCCATATTTTCCAGTCTGACGTGGTCCGCAGATATTAAAAAACCGAACGATGACTATCGGCAATTTTTTTTCGCGATAATATGCGAACGCTAATAGTTCATCAATCGCTTTCGAGTCGGAATAACCCCATCGGGCGATATAGGTTGACCCGAGAATCCGGTCATCGTCTTCTTTCAACGGAACCTTATCATTTTTACCGTAAACTTCTGATGTTGATGCTAGAATGACCTTCTTTTTCCCTTTCCGATTTGCTACGTCAAGAACGATTTCCGTTCCTTTAATATTTATTTCCAGTGATTTCAATGGATTTTCAATAACATATTTCACACCGACTGATGCAGCTAGATGGTAAACAACATCAACGTTCCGAATCAGTTTTTCCATTAACGGAACGTTCATGATAGTATCAATATGGTACTTAAACCGCGAGTTGGATATCAAATGATTAATATTTTCCATACTTCCAGTAGATAAATCATCAATGATTTCTACTGAATGACCAGCATCAAGCAAACCCTCTGCTAAATGTGACCCGATAAATCCTGCACCACCTGTAATTAATGCTTTCATAGTAGTTGAATGGTAAAATAAGTTAAATCTGGTTATTGTTTACCAGTTCGTTAACATAACCGTAACGTTCTTTGTGCATAATAATTGTGAATAGCATTATATCAGTAATAAATAGGTTTGCGCAAGGATAATTTTCTTGAAGTTTTCTTG from bacterium includes:
- a CDS encoding GDP-mannose 4,6-dehydratase produces the protein MKALITGGAGFIGSHLAEGLLDAGHSVEIIDDLSTGSMENINHLISNSRFKYHIDTIMNVPLMEKLIRNVDVVYHLAASVGVKYVIENPLKSLEINIKGTEIVLDVANRKGKKKVILASTSEVYGKNDKVPLKEDDDRILGSTYIARWGYSDSKAIDELLAFAYYREKKLPIVIVRFFNICGPRQTGKYGMVLPRFVKAALLNQPITVYGDGNQTRCFCYVGDIVKALILLANKPQAVGQVFNIGSNEEISIRHLAEKVKKLANSDSKIVFIPYEEAYEKGFEDMRRRVPDISKIKKLVGFKPQVKLDELIRKVIEYYEN